The following proteins are co-located in the Synechococcus sp. PROS-U-1 genome:
- the rpsU gene encoding 30S ribosomal protein S21 — protein sequence MSQVTVGENEGIESALRRFKRSVAKAGIFSDLRRIRHHETPVEKYKRKLKQRSRNRRR from the coding sequence ATGAGTCAGGTCACAGTCGGCGAGAACGAAGGCATTGAATCTGCGTTGCGTCGTTTCAAGCGCTCCGTCGCCAAAGCCGGCATCTTTTCTGATCTGCGTCGGATCCGTCACCACGAGACTCCCGTTGAGAAGTACAAGCGCAAGCTGAAGCAGCGCTCCCGCAACCGCCGCCGCTGA